A section of the Pimelobacter simplex genome encodes:
- a CDS encoding MCE family protein — MIRGLDKQTSGALVRLVIFMVTTALATGVLIVTIGNLSFGSTKQYSADFTDATGVNKGDDIRIAGVKVGSVEGVEVKGAHRARVTFKVDADTVLDGATHARIRYRNLIGQRYISLTQEGTAGGGRLGEGDTIAMGNTEAALDLTVLFNGFKPLFQALSPDDINKLSYEIVQVFQGEGGTVQGLLSSTASVTQTLADRDQVIGDLIENLDYVLGHVADRDKQLTRLIDSFRSLVGGLNDDREAILSSLDSISDLSVQTAALVTDIKDPFVKDIKELRKLAGNLDRNRKEIDRSLQVLPIKLTKIGRTATYGSWFNFYLCHFKATITLPGAKKPLPPVAYKVAADRCSLQREVGQ, encoded by the coding sequence ATGATCCGGGGCCTCGACAAGCAGACCAGCGGCGCGCTCGTCCGGCTGGTGATCTTCATGGTCACCACGGCGCTCGCGACCGGCGTGCTGATCGTGACGATCGGCAACCTGTCCTTCGGCAGCACGAAGCAGTACTCCGCCGACTTCACCGACGCGACGGGCGTCAACAAGGGCGACGACATCCGGATCGCCGGCGTCAAGGTCGGCTCCGTCGAAGGTGTCGAGGTCAAGGGCGCCCACCGGGCCCGGGTCACCTTCAAGGTCGACGCCGACACGGTCCTCGACGGCGCGACCCACGCCCGGATCCGCTACCGGAACCTGATCGGCCAGCGCTACATCTCGCTGACCCAGGAGGGCACCGCCGGCGGCGGTCGCCTCGGCGAGGGCGACACGATCGCGATGGGCAACACCGAGGCCGCGCTCGACCTGACGGTGCTCTTCAACGGCTTCAAGCCGCTCTTCCAGGCGCTCTCGCCCGACGACATCAACAAGCTCTCCTACGAGATCGTCCAGGTCTTCCAGGGCGAGGGCGGCACCGTCCAGGGGCTGCTGTCGAGCACCGCGTCGGTCACCCAGACGCTGGCCGACCGCGACCAGGTGATCGGCGACCTGATCGAGAACCTCGACTACGTCCTGGGCCACGTCGCCGACCGCGACAAGCAGCTGACCCGGCTCATCGACAGCTTCCGCTCGCTCGTGGGCGGCCTCAACGACGACCGCGAGGCGATCCTCTCCTCGCTCGACTCGATCTCGGACCTCTCGGTGCAGACCGCGGCCCTGGTGACCGACATCAAGGACCCGTTCGTCAAGGACATCAAGGAGCTGCGCAAGCTCGCCGGCAACCTCGACCGCAACCGCAAGGAGATCGACCGCTCCCTGCAGGTGCTCCCGATCAAGCTCACCAAGATCGGCCGGACGGCGACCTACGGCTCCTGGTTCAACTTCTACCTGTGCCACTTCAAGGCCACGATCACGCTGCCGGGCGCGAAGAAGCCGCTCCCGCCGGTCGCCTACAAGGTGGCCGCCGACCGGTGCTCGCTCCAGCGGGAGGTGGGTCAGTGA
- a CDS encoding MCE family protein — protein sequence MTGLRRWLPLAVIGLLVVAGVVWMFGGKGDSKTVTAYFPRAVSVYEGSDLRVLGVRVGQVDEVTPAGTKVKVVMSYDSDVKVPADADAVIVSPSVVGDRYIQLSPAFEKGDEEMADNTVIEVAKTAVPLELDQIYSSIDKLTVALGPNGANKDGALTDLLEQTARNFGGQGANFHQTIKDFGRLSETLDNNKDELFESTAQLESFIKTLADNDTTVRDFNKSLGNVSSLLADERQELTTALGNLGTALGEVATFVKDNRAVLGRNIKDVNRVAKVLVRQRAALDELLQAGPLALTNLYHTYNPKDGTLDTNANLGNILHELTSNPGAVVCALVSGVDKKGDLCKLVDKLLPRGAPFGTGSWSGKQYDPTLNGLVEVDR from the coding sequence GTGACCGGGCTGCGCCGCTGGCTCCCGCTGGCCGTCATCGGACTCCTCGTCGTCGCCGGCGTGGTGTGGATGTTCGGCGGCAAGGGCGACAGCAAGACCGTGACGGCGTACTTCCCGCGGGCCGTGTCGGTCTACGAGGGCAGCGACCTGCGGGTGCTCGGCGTCCGGGTCGGCCAGGTCGACGAGGTGACCCCCGCGGGCACCAAGGTCAAGGTCGTCATGTCCTACGACTCCGACGTCAAGGTGCCGGCCGACGCCGACGCGGTGATCGTCTCGCCGTCGGTCGTGGGGGACCGCTACATCCAGCTCTCGCCCGCCTTCGAGAAGGGGGACGAGGAGATGGCCGACAACACGGTCATCGAGGTCGCCAAGACCGCCGTCCCGCTCGAGCTCGACCAGATCTACTCCAGCATCGACAAGCTGACGGTGGCCCTGGGGCCCAACGGCGCCAACAAGGACGGTGCGCTCACCGACCTGCTGGAGCAGACCGCCCGCAACTTCGGCGGCCAGGGCGCCAACTTCCACCAGACGATCAAGGACTTCGGCCGGCTCAGCGAGACGCTCGACAACAACAAGGACGAGCTCTTCGAGTCGACCGCCCAGCTCGAGTCGTTCATCAAGACGCTGGCCGACAACGACACGACCGTGCGCGACTTCAACAAGTCCCTCGGCAACGTCTCCAGCCTGCTCGCCGACGAGCGCCAGGAGCTGACCACCGCCCTGGGCAACCTCGGTACGGCGCTCGGCGAGGTCGCCACGTTCGTCAAGGACAACCGGGCCGTCCTCGGTCGCAACATCAAGGACGTCAACCGGGTCGCCAAGGTGCTGGTGCGCCAGCGCGCCGCGCTCGACGAGCTGCTCCAGGCCGGTCCGCTCGCGCTGACGAACCTGTACCACACGTACAACCCCAAGGACGGCACGCTCGACACCAACGCCAACCTGGGCAACATCCTCCACGAGCTGACCTCCAACCCGGGCGCCGTCGTGTGCGCCCTGGTCTCGGGCGTCGACAAGAAGGGCGACCTGTGCAAGCTGGTCGACAAGCTGCTGCCCCGCGGTGCGCCGTTCGGGACCGGCTCGTGGTCCGGCAAGCAGTACGACCCGACCCTCAACGGCCTGGTGGAGGTGGACCGATGA
- the rpoB gene encoding DNA-directed RNA polymerase subunit beta produces MELPKLLSLQTDSFDWLIGNEAHKSRIEARRAEGQDASDKSGLEEIFEEISPIEDFSETMSLSFENPVFYDPKYTVDECKEKDLTYSAPLYVSAEFTNNETGEIKGQTVFMGDFPLMTPKGTFVINGTERVVVSQLVRSPGVYFERQADKTSDKDIFTARLIPSRGAWLEFEIDKRDMVGVRLDRKRKQNVTVLLKALQAIAEDTGEEYDYEAVMADLRQFESIQLTEEKDNTQGPDDALLDIYRKLRPGEPPTREAALTLLKNYYFNPKRYDLAKVGRYKINKKLGQDQPFDQQTMTISDMVATIRYIVALHDGRAELSTPQGDIEISPDDIDHFGNRRMRTVGELIQNQLRTGLARMERVVRERMTTQDVEAITPQSLINIRPVVAALKEFFGTSQLSQFMDQTNPIAGLTHKRRLSALGPGGLSRDRAGMEVRDVHPSHYGRMCPIETPEGPNIGLIGSLASYGRINPFGFVETPYRKVENGVVTDQIDYLTADDEDRYVIAQANAALDANNRFAEERVLVRQRDGEVSEITADEVDYMDVSPRQMVSVATALIPFLEHDDANRALMGANMQRQAVPLIKSDSPIVGTGIEFRAAVDAGDVVTATKAGVVKEVSADLVETMNDDGTYSSYRLAKFKRSNQGTCINQRPLVVAGDRVEAGSPIADGPCTDMAEMALGTNLLVAFMPWEGHNYEDAIILSQRLVQEDVLTSIHIEEHEVDARDTKLGPEEITRDIPNVSEEMLADLDERGIIRIGAEVTTGDILVGKVTPKGETELTPEERLLRAIFGEKAREVRDTSMKVPHGESGTVIGVRVFDREEGDELPPGVNQLVRVYVAQKRKISVGDKLAGRHGNKGVIAKILPIEDMPFMEDGTPVDVVLNPLGVPRRMNIGQILELHLGWLGKQGWHIDADLKNEEWAQRLTSIGADQAEPNTKLATPVFDGAREDEITGLLGQTLPNRDGVRMVKESGKASLFDGRSGEPFKDPVSVGYMYILKLHHLVDDKIHARSTGPYSMITQQPLGGKAQFGGQRFGEMEVWAMEAYGAAYALQELLTIKSDDVPGRVKVYEAIVKGENIPDSGIPESFKVLVKEMQSLCLNVEVLSQDGSAIALKDAEEDVFRAAEELGIDLSRREPSSVEEV; encoded by the coding sequence ATGGAGCTCCCGAAGCTCCTCTCGCTCCAGACCGACAGCTTCGACTGGCTGATCGGAAACGAGGCTCACAAGTCCCGGATCGAGGCCCGCCGGGCCGAGGGCCAGGACGCGTCCGACAAGTCCGGTCTCGAGGAGATCTTCGAGGAGATCTCGCCGATCGAGGACTTCTCCGAGACGATGTCGCTCTCGTTCGAGAACCCCGTCTTCTACGACCCCAAGTACACGGTCGACGAGTGCAAGGAGAAGGACCTCACCTACTCCGCGCCGCTCTACGTCTCGGCCGAGTTCACCAACAACGAGACCGGTGAGATCAAGGGCCAGACGGTCTTCATGGGCGACTTCCCCCTGATGACCCCCAAGGGCACCTTCGTCATCAACGGCACCGAGCGCGTCGTCGTCTCCCAGCTCGTCCGCTCGCCGGGCGTGTACTTCGAGCGCCAGGCCGACAAGACGTCCGACAAGGACATCTTCACCGCCCGCCTGATCCCCAGCCGCGGTGCCTGGCTGGAGTTCGAGATCGACAAGCGCGACATGGTCGGCGTCCGCCTCGACCGCAAGCGCAAGCAGAACGTCACGGTCCTGCTCAAGGCCCTCCAGGCCATCGCCGAGGACACCGGCGAGGAGTACGACTACGAGGCCGTCATGGCCGACCTGCGTCAGTTCGAGTCGATCCAGCTGACCGAGGAGAAGGACAACACGCAGGGTCCCGACGACGCCCTGCTCGACATCTACCGCAAGCTGCGCCCGGGCGAGCCGCCGACGCGTGAGGCCGCGCTGACGCTGCTGAAGAACTACTACTTCAACCCGAAGCGCTACGACCTGGCCAAGGTCGGTCGCTACAAGATCAACAAGAAGCTGGGCCAGGACCAGCCGTTCGACCAGCAGACGATGACGATCTCCGACATGGTCGCGACGATCCGCTACATCGTGGCGCTGCACGACGGCCGGGCCGAGCTCTCGACGCCCCAGGGTGACATCGAGATCAGCCCCGACGACATCGACCACTTCGGCAACCGCCGCATGCGCACGGTCGGCGAGCTGATCCAGAACCAGCTCCGCACCGGTCTGGCGCGCATGGAGCGCGTGGTCCGCGAGCGGATGACGACCCAGGACGTCGAGGCCATCACGCCGCAGTCCCTGATCAACATCCGTCCCGTGGTCGCGGCGCTGAAGGAGTTCTTCGGCACCTCGCAGCTCTCGCAGTTCATGGACCAGACCAACCCGATCGCGGGCCTGACGCACAAGCGTCGCCTCTCCGCGCTCGGCCCGGGTGGTCTCTCCCGTGACCGCGCCGGCATGGAGGTCCGTGACGTCCACCCGTCGCACTACGGCCGGATGTGCCCGATCGAGACGCCGGAAGGCCCGAACATCGGTCTGATCGGCTCGCTCGCGTCGTACGGGCGGATCAACCCGTTCGGCTTCGTCGAGACGCCCTACCGCAAGGTCGAGAACGGTGTCGTCACCGACCAGATCGACTACCTGACCGCCGACGACGAGGACCGCTACGTCATCGCGCAGGCCAACGCGGCCCTCGACGCCAACAACCGCTTCGCCGAGGAGCGGGTGCTGGTCCGCCAGCGCGACGGCGAGGTCTCCGAGATCACGGCCGACGAGGTCGACTACATGGACGTCTCGCCGCGCCAGATGGTGTCGGTCGCGACGGCCCTGATCCCGTTCCTCGAGCACGACGACGCCAACCGCGCGCTCATGGGCGCCAACATGCAGCGTCAGGCCGTCCCGCTCATCAAGAGCGACAGCCCGATCGTCGGCACCGGCATCGAGTTCCGCGCCGCGGTCGACGCCGGCGACGTCGTCACCGCCACCAAGGCCGGTGTGGTCAAGGAGGTCTCCGCGGACCTCGTCGAGACCATGAACGACGACGGCACCTACTCGTCGTACCGGCTCGCGAAGTTCAAGCGCTCCAACCAGGGCACCTGCATCAACCAGCGCCCGCTGGTCGTCGCCGGTGACCGGGTCGAGGCCGGCTCGCCGATCGCCGACGGTCCGTGCACCGACATGGCCGAGATGGCGCTGGGCACCAACCTGCTCGTGGCGTTCATGCCGTGGGAGGGCCACAACTACGAGGACGCGATCATCCTCAGCCAGCGCCTGGTGCAGGAGGACGTCCTCACCTCGATCCACATCGAGGAGCACGAGGTCGACGCCCGCGACACCAAGCTCGGGCCCGAGGAGATCACCCGCGACATCCCGAACGTCAGCGAGGAGATGCTCGCCGACCTCGACGAGCGCGGCATCATCCGGATCGGCGCGGAGGTCACCACCGGTGACATCCTCGTCGGCAAGGTGACGCCCAAGGGTGAGACCGAGCTGACCCCCGAGGAGCGCCTGCTCCGCGCGATCTTCGGTGAGAAGGCGCGCGAGGTGCGCGACACCTCGATGAAGGTCCCGCACGGTGAGTCCGGCACGGTCATCGGCGTCCGCGTCTTCGACCGCGAAGAGGGCGACGAGCTCCCGCCGGGTGTCAACCAGCTGGTCCGCGTGTACGTCGCGCAGAAGCGCAAGATCTCCGTGGGTGACAAGCTCGCCGGCCGTCACGGCAACAAGGGTGTCATCGCCAAGATCCTGCCGATCGAGGACATGCCGTTCATGGAGGACGGCACGCCGGTCGACGTCGTGCTCAACCCGCTGGGTGTGCCGCGACGGATGAACATCGGTCAGATCCTCGAGCTGCACCTGGGCTGGCTCGGCAAGCAGGGCTGGCACATCGACGCCGACCTCAAGAACGAGGAGTGGGCCCAGCGCCTGACCTCGATCGGTGCCGACCAGGCCGAGCCGAACACCAAGCTGGCGACCCCCGTCTTCGACGGCGCCCGCGAGGACGAGATCACCGGCCTGCTCGGTCAGACCCTGCCCAACCGCGACGGTGTCCGGATGGTCAAGGAGAGCGGCAAGGCCAGCCTCTTCGACGGTCGCTCCGGCGAGCCGTTCAAGGACCCGGTCTCGGTCGGCTACATGTACATCCTCAAGCTCCACCACCTGGTCGACGACAAGATCCACGCGCGTTCGACCGGTCCGTACTCGATGATCACGCAGCAGCCCCTGGGTGGTAAGGCCCAGTTCGGTGGCCAGCGGTTCGGCGAGATGGAGGTGTGGGCGATGGAGGCGTACGGCGCCGCCTACGCCCTCCAGGAGCTCCTGACGATCAAGTCCGACGACGTGCCCGGTCGCGTCAAGGTCTACGAGGCCATCGTGAAGGGCGAGAACATCCCCGACTCGGGTATCCCGGAGTCGTTCAAGGTTCTCGTCAAGGAGATGCAGTCGCTCTGCCTCAACGTGGAGGTGCTGTCCCAGGACGGCTCCGCCATCGCGTTGAAGGACGCGGAGGAGGACGTCTTCCGCGCCGCCGAGGAGCTCGGCATCGACCTCTCCCGTCGCGAGCCCTCGAGCGTCGAAGAAGTCTGA
- a CDS encoding MCE family protein, whose amino-acid sequence MTTRLRARLGRRTRAVAALGAGLLLLTGCNFDVYSLPLPGGADTGKDPIHVKVRFPDVLDLVPKSSVKVNDVAVGQVTKVTLDGYQAVVELELRKDVDLPDNAVATIRQTSLLGEKFVSLATPTSGAKGRLSDGDLIPDGGHNPEVEDVLSALSLVLNGGGVAQLKTISSELNLALEGREGSAKSVLTQVSSLMGQLDQRKQDIVRAIESVNRLALTARKHQKSIDAALDELPSALDSLDSQREDLVAMLDGLTKLSDVGVRVIQTTQATTVDSLRSLDPVLTQLAKAGDDFVKGFSTFLTYPFIDESVGRDPRVAENLHMGDYVNLSIDLQLDFNNLALPDIPCIPINLLPDSPLDQLINLKNLCNGVFQTLQGCLRTPVNIDACRQLPKYLFDNVCAAVKLLCGLVGNKPGATSGDKASAGTDPLSQLLNNVLKGGGLGRPAPGGSSEADVMWADFDDAYDANLLRAYAGPLVAAPGGATTTGGTSR is encoded by the coding sequence ATGACGACCCGCCTGCGCGCGCGCCTGGGCCGCCGTACCCGTGCGGTCGCCGCTCTCGGCGCCGGCCTGCTGCTGCTCACCGGCTGCAACTTCGACGTCTACTCGCTGCCGCTGCCCGGTGGCGCCGACACCGGCAAGGACCCGATCCACGTCAAGGTCCGCTTCCCCGACGTCCTCGACCTGGTGCCGAAGTCCTCGGTCAAGGTCAACGACGTCGCGGTCGGCCAGGTGACCAAGGTGACCCTCGACGGCTACCAGGCCGTGGTCGAGCTCGAGCTCCGCAAGGACGTCGACCTGCCCGACAACGCGGTCGCCACGATCCGCCAGACCAGCCTGCTCGGCGAGAAGTTCGTCTCGCTGGCCACGCCGACGTCCGGCGCCAAGGGCCGGCTCTCCGACGGCGACCTGATCCCCGACGGCGGCCACAACCCCGAGGTCGAGGACGTGCTGAGCGCGCTGAGCCTGGTGCTCAACGGCGGCGGCGTCGCCCAGCTCAAGACGATCTCCTCCGAGCTCAACCTCGCCCTCGAGGGCCGCGAGGGCTCGGCCAAGTCCGTGCTCACCCAGGTCTCGTCGCTGATGGGCCAGCTCGACCAGCGCAAGCAGGACATCGTGCGCGCGATCGAGTCGGTCAACCGGCTCGCGCTCACCGCGCGCAAGCACCAGAAGAGCATCGATGCGGCGCTCGACGAGCTGCCCAGCGCGCTCGACTCGCTCGACAGCCAGCGCGAGGACCTCGTCGCGATGCTCGACGGGCTGACCAAGCTCAGCGACGTCGGCGTCCGGGTCATCCAGACCACGCAGGCCACGACGGTCGACTCGCTCCGCTCGCTCGACCCGGTGCTCACCCAGCTGGCCAAGGCCGGCGACGACTTCGTCAAGGGCTTCAGCACGTTCCTGACCTACCCGTTCATCGACGAGTCGGTCGGCCGCGACCCGCGGGTCGCCGAGAACCTGCACATGGGCGACTACGTCAACCTGTCGATCGACCTGCAGCTCGACTTCAACAACCTCGCGCTGCCGGACATCCCGTGCATCCCGATCAACCTGCTGCCCGACAGTCCGCTCGACCAGCTGATCAACCTCAAGAACCTCTGCAACGGCGTCTTCCAGACGCTCCAGGGGTGCCTGCGGACGCCGGTCAACATCGATGCCTGCCGCCAGCTCCCGAAGTACCTCTTCGACAACGTCTGCGCGGCGGTCAAGCTGCTGTGCGGCCTGGTCGGCAACAAGCCGGGTGCCACCAGCGGGGACAAGGCCAGTGCCGGCACCGACCCGCTCAGCCAGCTGCTCAACAACGTGCTCAAGGGCGGCGGCCTCGGCCGGCCCGCTCCGGGCGGCAGCAGCGAGGCCGACGTGATGTGGGCCGACTTCGACGACGCCTACGACGCCAACCTGCTCCGGGCCTACGCCGGCCCGCTGGTGGCCGCGCCCGGTGGCGCCACGACGACCGGGGGGACCAGCCGATGA
- a CDS encoding J domain-containing protein encodes MSTNLYDLLDVDESASADEIRAAWKSAIADLDPTERRFRAFNDAAGVLLDAERRAAYDAELAAEREAAEPEVTPEPEPTGTPAPAPATAAAADEPEGKPAAQPGAGPSTTALIAVGVVALLALALAVGVLLMPGATGDDTAKAVSERNTRAERAALSAEGAAEQMVAPVLSYNYKTMADDLERHRGYMTTTLADKQARAWPEITKEAESQQIVVEAKASATALTRVDPAGDRATVVVYVDQYVTKAGGKPFVLQMWATLSLKRASGSAERWQLEDLCTDASCG; translated from the coding sequence ATGAGCACCAACCTCTACGACCTCCTCGACGTCGACGAGAGCGCGAGCGCCGACGAGATCCGCGCCGCGTGGAAGTCCGCGATCGCCGACCTCGACCCGACCGAGCGCCGGTTCCGGGCGTTCAACGACGCCGCCGGGGTGCTGCTCGACGCCGAGCGCCGCGCCGCCTACGACGCGGAGCTGGCCGCCGAGCGAGAGGCTGCCGAGCCCGAGGTCACCCCCGAGCCCGAGCCCACGGGCACCCCGGCGCCCGCGCCGGCGACCGCGGCCGCGGCCGACGAGCCCGAGGGCAAGCCCGCCGCGCAGCCCGGCGCCGGCCCCTCGACCACCGCCCTGATCGCCGTCGGTGTCGTGGCGCTGCTCGCCCTGGCCCTCGCGGTCGGCGTGCTCCTCATGCCCGGCGCCACCGGCGACGACACCGCCAAGGCGGTCTCCGAGCGCAACACCCGCGCCGAGCGCGCGGCGCTCTCGGCCGAGGGCGCCGCCGAGCAGATGGTCGCGCCGGTGCTGTCGTACAACTACAAGACGATGGCCGACGACCTCGAGCGCCACCGTGGCTACATGACCACGACGCTGGCCGACAAGCAGGCCCGCGCCTGGCCCGAGATCACCAAGGAAGCCGAGTCCCAGCAGATCGTCGTCGAGGCCAAGGCCAGCGCGACCGCCCTCACCCGGGTCGACCCGGCGGGGGACCGCGCCACGGTCGTGGTCTACGTCGACCAGTACGTCACCAAGGCCGGCGGCAAGCCCTTCGTGCTCCAGATGTGGGCGACGCTCTCGCTCAAGCGCGCCTCGGGCAGCGCCGAGCGCTGGCAGCTCGAGGACCTGTGCACCGACGCGTCCTGTGGGTGA
- a CDS encoding MlaD family protein has translation MITRRTRIQLIVFAIITLLGVSFVGARYAKLDRLVVDRSYTVTAHYPQSGGIFTGAEVTYRGVGIGTVGDLVLTDKGVDVQLEIEKKWDKIPRDSIALVGNRSAVGEQYVELQPQTDKGPYLVDGSQLDDVATPIATEKLLGDLSATVASVDRDSLRTTVEELGKAFGGTGPDLQKIIDTGNSFIETANDNFDITSALIKDSNTVLNGQLATESSLRTFASQLSLFSGALAGADPQLRKVIDSGSAAATQLRTFLEQNGVELSELLANLVATGRVVVKHIPAIKQMLVVYPYAVVGGFVTVGKSPNGFWDAHFGLVLAPDSTPCYAGYLKKRKSPSDRFENPPMPNVGCTEPASKSNPRGTQNLPRAVPDVDGTSPVVASYDTKSGQLSWGAPASSDTRRGSVAPPSLGEDSWKWLYVQPMLDSTATR, from the coding sequence ATGATCACCCGTCGTACCCGGATCCAGCTGATCGTCTTCGCGATCATCACGCTGCTCGGCGTCTCGTTCGTGGGCGCCCGCTACGCCAAGCTCGACCGGCTCGTGGTCGACCGCTCCTACACGGTCACCGCGCACTACCCACAGTCCGGCGGCATCTTCACCGGTGCCGAGGTGACCTACCGCGGTGTCGGCATCGGCACGGTCGGCGACCTGGTCCTCACCGACAAGGGCGTCGACGTCCAGCTCGAGATCGAGAAGAAGTGGGACAAGATCCCGCGCGACAGCATCGCGCTGGTCGGCAACCGCTCCGCCGTCGGTGAGCAGTACGTCGAGCTGCAGCCCCAGACCGACAAGGGTCCCTACCTCGTCGACGGCTCCCAGCTCGACGACGTCGCCACGCCCATCGCCACCGAGAAGCTGCTCGGCGACCTCTCCGCGACGGTCGCCAGCGTCGACCGGGACTCGCTGCGGACCACGGTCGAGGAGCTCGGCAAGGCCTTCGGCGGCACCGGCCCCGACCTGCAGAAGATCATCGACACCGGCAACTCGTTCATCGAGACCGCCAACGACAACTTCGACATCACCTCGGCGCTGATCAAGGACAGCAACACCGTCCTCAACGGCCAGCTCGCGACCGAGTCCTCGCTGCGCACCTTCGCCAGCCAGCTCTCGCTCTTCAGCGGCGCCCTCGCCGGCGCCGATCCGCAGCTGCGCAAGGTGATCGACTCCGGCTCGGCCGCGGCCACCCAGCTGCGCACCTTCCTGGAGCAGAACGGCGTCGAGCTCAGCGAGCTGCTCGCCAACCTGGTCGCCACCGGCCGGGTCGTGGTCAAGCACATCCCCGCGATCAAGCAGATGCTCGTCGTCTACCCCTACGCCGTGGTCGGCGGCTTCGTCACCGTCGGCAAGAGCCCCAACGGCTTCTGGGACGCGCACTTCGGCCTGGTCCTCGCGCCCGACAGCACGCCCTGCTACGCGGGCTACCTCAAGAAGCGCAAGAGCCCCTCCGACCGCTTCGAGAACCCGCCGATGCCCAACGTCGGCTGCACCGAGCCGGCCTCCAAGAGCAACCCGCGCGGCACCCAGAACCTGCCGCGCGCCGTACCGGACGTCGACGGGACCTCCCCGGTCGTCGCCAGCTACGACACGAAGTCGGGCCAGCTGAGCTGGGGTGCGCCCGCGTCGTCCGACACCCGCCGGGGTAGCGTGGCGCCGCCGTCGCTGGGAGAGGACTCGTGGAAGTGGCTGTACGTCCAACCGATGCTCGACTCGACCGCGACCCGGTGA
- a CDS encoding MCE family protein, with translation MTKPFRERNPVIIGMVSIAVLVLGLVAAFRAQDLPLIGGGDTYYASFSEAGGLKVKDEVRIAGVRVGQVTSMDLDGNSVKVGFKIKSDAAFGDETRADIKVKTILGSMFLALEPAGSGQLAEGTTIPVERTSSPYDVVDAFTGLAETSADIDTDQLAASLTTLADLTRNTPEDFRKALTGLSALADTVASRDKEIGSLLQNLHRVSTVLDSRDEDIVALMGDADTLFTALLQRKEQIHRLLVSTSTLSTKLTGLIRDSRADLKPALDHLDSVLQVIKKNENNLEDSIATMAPFYRVFASTLGSGPWFDTYIFNLPPVPGTVGQ, from the coding sequence GTGACGAAGCCGTTCCGCGAGCGCAACCCCGTCATCATCGGCATGGTCAGCATCGCCGTGCTGGTGCTCGGCCTGGTCGCGGCGTTCCGCGCCCAGGACCTGCCGCTGATCGGTGGCGGCGACACCTACTACGCCTCGTTCTCCGAGGCGGGCGGGCTCAAGGTCAAGGACGAGGTCCGCATCGCCGGCGTCCGCGTCGGCCAGGTGACCTCGATGGACCTCGACGGCAACTCGGTCAAGGTCGGCTTCAAGATCAAGTCCGACGCCGCCTTCGGCGACGAGACCCGGGCCGACATCAAGGTCAAGACGATCCTCGGCTCGATGTTCCTCGCGCTCGAGCCGGCCGGCAGCGGCCAGCTCGCCGAGGGCACCACGATCCCGGTCGAGCGGACCAGCTCGCCGTACGACGTGGTCGACGCCTTCACCGGCCTCGCCGAGACCTCCGCCGACATCGACACCGACCAGCTCGCCGCGTCGCTGACGACGCTGGCCGACCTGACCCGCAACACGCCCGAGGACTTCCGCAAGGCGCTCACCGGCCTGTCCGCGCTGGCCGACACCGTCGCCTCGCGCGACAAGGAGATCGGCTCGCTGCTGCAGAACCTGCACCGGGTCTCGACCGTGCTCGACTCGCGCGACGAGGACATCGTCGCGCTGATGGGCGACGCCGACACGCTGTTCACCGCGCTGCTGCAGCGCAAGGAGCAGATCCACCGGCTGCTGGTCTCGACCTCGACGCTGAGCACCAAGCTGACCGGCCTGATCCGGGACAGCCGCGCCGACCTCAAGCCGGCGCTCGACCACCTCGACTCGGTGCTCCAGGTGATCAAGAAGAACGAGAACAACCTCGAGGACTCGATCGCGACGATGGCGCCCTTCTACCGGGTCTTCGCGAGCACGCTCGGCAGCGGCCCGTGGTTCGACACCTACATCTTCAACCTGCCGCCCGTCCCGGGGACGGTGGGCCAGTGA